A part of Arachis hypogaea cultivar Tifrunner chromosome 12, arahy.Tifrunner.gnm2.J5K5, whole genome shotgun sequence genomic DNA contains:
- the LOC112726756 gene encoding serine/threonine-protein kinase STN8, chloroplastic, producing MNVVLGMASLLPPTPTVTATFQQHYCYYNLHNNQIAAICCFSPPHKKLLSITSKRKSRRGLIRCNAFFDDVATGLLELENAPYFQGLSETQRWWIVVFGGLAWIYFTARPGVLVGAIDAYLLAPLQLALDSLSGRRNLKRTDFLVGEKLGEGSFGVVYSGVLLPKNLNDSPADQKRPRRPPPRSALVPQSQSKDKVILKKVKVEIKGAREFGDFEEWFNYRLARAAPETCAEFLGSFAADKTNSQFTKGGKWLVWKFEGDLTLGDYMKDRNFPSNLESLMFGRVLRGADSSKRNALIIKQVMRQIITSLKKIHDTGIVHRDIKPDNLVVTKRGRIKLIDFGAATDLRIGKNYVPNKTLLDPYYCPPELYVLPEETPSPPPEPIAALLSPILWQLNSPDLFDMYSAGIVLLQMAIPSLRSSAALRNFNLEIKSCGYDLKKWRDYTRLRPDFQILDSESGRGWDLATKLISERGYLRRGRLSAAAALRHPYFLLGGDQAAAVLSKLSLDRK from the exons ATGAATGTGGTGTTAGGCATGGCTTCTCTACTCCCTCCAACTCCAACTGTCACTGCCACATTCCAACagcattattgttattataatttgCATAACAACCAAATAGCGGCAATCTGCTGCTTCTCACCTCCTCACAAAAAACTACTCTCCATCACTTCAAAGAGGAAGAGTAGGAGGGGCCTCATCAGGTGCAATGCTTTCTTTGATGACGTGGCAACCGGTTTGTTGGAGTTGGAGAATGCTCCTTACTTTCAGGGCTTATCGGAGACGCAGCGGTGGTGGATAGTGGTTTTTGGCGGCCTTGCTTGGATTTATTTCACTGCAAGGCCCGGGGTTCTCGTCGGCGCCATCGATGCATACCTTCTGGCCCCTCTTCAGCTCGCGCTGGACAGTCTTTCCGGAAGGAGGAACCTCAAGAGGACTGATTTTCTCGTCGGAGAAAAGCTCGGCGAGGGCTCCTTCGGTGTTGTGTACTCTGGTGTACTCCTCCCAAAGAATCTCAATGACTCGCCGGCGGACCAGAAGAGGCCACGACGGCCTCCGCCTCGGTCTGCTCTTGTTCCCCAATCTCAATCTAAGGACAAAGTCATTCTTAAAAAG GTGAAGGTTGAGATCAAAGGGGCCCGAGAATTCGGTGATTTTGAGGAGTGGTTTAACTACAGGCTCGCTAGAGCAGCACCCGAAACATGTGCCGAATTCCTTGGAAGTTTTGCAGCTGATAAGACAAATTCACAGTTCACAAAAGGTGGAAAATGGCTTGTTTGGAAGTTTGAG GGAGATCTCACTCTTGGTGATTACATGAAAGATCGCAACTTCCCCTCAAACTTAGAATCCCTCATGTTTGGACGAGTCTTGCGAGGCGCAGACTCTTCTAAGAGAAATGCCTTGATCATCAAGCAAGTCATGCGCCAGATTATTACCTCTCTTAAGAAAATTCACGACACAGGAATTGTTCACAGGGATATAAAGCCAGACAACTTGGTGGTTACTAAGCGTGGTCGGATTAAACTCATTGATTTTGGTGCTGCAACTGACCTACGGATTGGAAAGAATTATGTTCCCAACAAGACACTACTGGATCCTTATTACTGTCCCCCGGAATTATATGTACTTCCAGAAGAAACGCCGAGTCCTCCACCAGAGCCAATTGCAGCTCTCCTTTCGCCAATCTTGTGGCAG TTAAACAGTCCTGATCTGTTTGATATGTATTCGGCTGGGATTGTGCTTCTGCAAATGGCAATACCATCATTGAGGTCTTCTGCTGCTTTGAGGAATTTCAATCTGGAAATAAAAAGCTgcggatatgatttgaaaaaatggAGAGACTATACTCGCCTCAGGCCTGATTTTCAAATTCTGGATAGTGAATCTGGTAGAGGGTGGGACTTAGCTACAAAGCTTATATCGGAGAGAGGTTACCTAAGAAGAGGACGGTTATCTGCTGCTGCTGCTTTAagacatccttattttcttctggGCGGGGATCAGGCAGCTGCAGTCCTCTCGAAATTAAGCTTAGACAGAAAGTGA
- the LOC112726757 gene encoding mannan endo-1,4-beta-mannosidase 6, which yields MENQRSVITLILFLILTKSVSSTEFDSSEYEEGESHSISFQSSRSEMGDVEEGEWEMVQTKGNQFVVRDQPFYVNGFNTYWLMVFAADESTRGKVSEVFKHASSVGMTVCRTWAFNDGQWRALQKSPSVYDERVFKALDFVVSEAKKYRIRLILSLVNNWEAYGGKAQYVKWGTAAGLNLTSDDDFFSHPTLRSYYKNHVKTVLNRVNTYTNITYKEDPTIFAWELMNEPRCILDSSGDTLQEWIKEMAFYVKSIDTKHLVEIGLEGFYGPSTPQRVQFNPNVFAQQVGTDFIRNHQVLGVDFASVHIYPDSWISQSIADTHLPFIKSWMEAHIEDAEKYLGMPVVFAEFGVSSKDPGYNSSYRDNLINTVYKTILNSTKKGGSGAGSLLWQLFPDGTDYMDDGYSIVLSKSPSTSSIISLQSTRLALFNSLCSKRCHWSCKKKSMFQKVLYHDEL from the exons ATGGAGAATCAAAGGAGTGTTATTACCTTGATCCTTTTTCTGATCCTTACTAAAAGCGTAAGTTCAACTGAATTTGATAGCAGTGAATATGAAGAAGGGGAAAGCCATTCCATATCCTTCCAAAGCTCTAG GAGCGAAATGGGAGATGTCGAAGAAGGTGAATGGGAGATGGTGCAAACCAAGGGAAACCAATTTGTGGTGAGGGACCAACCTTTCTATGTGAATGGATTCAACACATACTGGCTGATGGTATTTGCTGCGGATGAGTCCACCAGAGGAAAGGTCAGTGAGGTGTTCAAGCATGCATCCTCAGTAGGCATGACAGTTTGCAGGACTTGGGCCTTCAACGACGGTCAATGGCGAGCCCTTCAGAAATCTCCATCAGTTTATGACGAACGCGTCTTCAAG GCACTAGATTTTGTGGTGAGTGAAGCAAAGAAATACAGAATAAGGCTCATACTGTCATTGGTAAACAACTGGGAGGCTTATGGCGGCAAAGCGCAGTATGTCAAATGGGGAACTGCTGCCGGCCTCAACTTGACCTCCGATGACGACTTCTTCTCACATCCAACTCTCAGAAGCTACTACAAGAACCATGTTAAG ACGGTGCTCAACAGAGTAAATACGTACACAAACATCACCTACAAGGAAGACCCTACAATTTTCGCTTGGGAACTCATGAATGAGCCTCGATGTATCTTGGATTCCTCAGGTGATACATTACAG GAATGGATAAAAGAAATGGCATTCTATGTGAAGAGCATTGATACAAAGCACCTAGTGGAGATTGGTCTTGAAGGATTTTACGGACCCTCAACACCTCAAAGAGTTCAGTTCAACCCAAACGTATTTGCTCAACAGGTTGGAACTGATTTTATCAGGAACCACCAGGTTCTCGGTGTAGACTTTGCTTCTGTTCACATCTATCCAGACTCTTG GATTTCACAATCAATTGCTGATACCCATCTCCCATTCATAAAGTCTTGGATGGAAGCCCACATCGAGGATGCTGAAAAGTACCTTGGAATGCCCGTTGTTTTTGCCGAGTTTGGTGTATCTTCAAAAGATCCTGGTTACAATTCATCATACAGAGACAACCTCATAAACACAGTGTACAAGACCATCCTTAACTCCACAAAGAAAGGAGGTAGCGGGGCTGGAAGCCTTTTGTGGCAGCTCTTTCCTGATGGAACAGACTACATGGATGATGGATATTCAATTGTTCTCTCAAAATCTCCTTCCACCTCAAGCATCATATCCCTTCAATCCACAAGGCTTGCTCTGTTCAACTCCTTGTGTTCTAAGAGATGTCACTGGAGTTGTAAGAAGAAAAGCATGTTCCAAAAAGTACTATATCATGATGAGCTCTAA
- the LOC112726758 gene encoding thioredoxin H-type — MGLCLAKDQDKDDDSDHHVDMVSGNVQLITTKESWDQKLQESSKDHKILIANFSAAWCGPCKLIAPYYCELSEKYSSMIFLLVDVDELTDFSTSLDIRATPTFFFFRDGQQIDKLIGANKPELAKKIALFSTSFGSSIPNYQ; from the exons ATGGGACTTTGTTTAGCTAAG GATCAAGATAAAGATGATGATTCTGACCATCATGTGGACATGGTTTCTGGGAATGTGCAACTTATTACCACAAAAGAATCTTGGGACCAAAAGTTGCAAGAATCATCGAAGGATCACAAAATT CTGATTGCAAATTTCAGTGCTGCATGGTGTGGTCCTTGTAAGCTTATTGCACCATATTACTGTGAGTTGTCAGAGAAATACTCATCAATGATCTTCTTACTAGTTGATGTGGATGAACTAACT gattttaGTACTTCCTTGGACATCAGAGCCACACCAACTTTCTTCTTTTTTAGAGATGGACAACAAATTGATAAACTCATAGGAGCCAACAAGCCAGAGTTGGCAAAGAAGATTGCTTTGTTTTCTACTTCATTTGGTTCCTCAATACCAAATTACCAATAG